In Helianthus annuus cultivar XRQ/B chromosome 3, HanXRQr2.0-SUNRISE, whole genome shotgun sequence, a single window of DNA contains:
- the LOC110929728 gene encoding disease resistance protein RPV1 yields the protein MASTSASSIQKSFKYDVFLSFRGEDTRKNFVDHLYHALTQKGISTYRDDEEIKKGEKISDELIRSIKDSKFYIIVFSKNYASSSWCLDELVKIMECQKTNEHTAFPVFYDVEPTEVRKQSGPVEKAFEKHKEEESAEKWKKALREAADLAGWELKNIFDGHEAKLITKMVEEISLELRFTDSSVDGKLVGMETRVKDVVSSLDINIEDHVRMIGIWGMGGAGKTTLARAVFDQISFRFEGSSFVGNVREMSGNPRGLKSLQKQVLSDVLNDPNIIVNGASDMKRMMRGRKVLVVLDDVDHIDQLEALAGEPNWFNPGSRVIITTREEQVLVAHGVPNNLILHVNLLSREEANCLFNRYAFRRLIPNQGYEELACQVIHYAAGLPLTIKVLGSFLRGKDELEWRDALDRLKTIPLKETLKILEVSYDGLEEDYKEIFLDVACILKGWKKEKAIRALESCGFHARSGLKVLEQKSLITVTRYGNLDMHDHIEEMGKNIVRRLHPNEPHRHSRLWIKEEIEDILVNNKGTKAIRCIKLLLVNLSVAKEGLQKMRGLRFLEMDHRCDGDCECKDIGEDNICLPNGLRYLSLYNYPFKCFPKNFQPNNLVGLQMLHSNVDQHWEVGEKVLKNLRFIDLWNCGSQSLNIGLSMNLEWLNLYRCNHLVELHMPVESLKLKSLRLINTKLKTLNLKGAQNLEILVLEKCEDLVELDMPIECLMLERFHLSNTKLKTLNLKGCRNLERLEIEQCEDLVELKVCRNLETLNIYQCEDLVELEMPAESLMLKSLHLGNTKLKTLNLKGAQNLQKLDVKQCEDLVELDMPVESSLMLKRLHLGNAKLKTLNLKGCWNLETLDLEKCEDLVELHMPVESLILKTLHLCTPKLKTLNLKGARNLEKLDVEQCEELIELNLPVESLELKCLSLQCCKVKTLNLKGTRNLETLYLNHCEDLVELHMPIESLNLKLICLRYNKLKTLNLKGTRNLEMLDLEQCEDLVELHMPVESFKLRSFNICCSKLRTLDLGLTPNLEELDLKDCYDLVEVHVPVGCLKKVACSNLSGWVMFAPLLVNQGFPEVDPRTELILTVTSLDTSSLHPDINLPKFQLRCVYNESLLSPSGNLGKLISFGLCGCTSLASLSGSISLRSICGLQCLKKLTLEGFIPEVPNELDQLEFLEELTLSSTKIKHLPDRICMLKRLKLLRFKSCWLLEQLPEDLGRLECLEELYLTECLFLRDIPNSICEMKRLKCFHLPYCVLVEKLPEEIGRINCLKELNIEGTGIKHLPQSTFQLKGLRILGSRWQLESYDFTSVTQISEYMAFWYI from the exons ATGGCATCTACTTCAGCTTCATCCATTCAAAAGAGCTTCAAGTACGATGTCTTTTTAAGTTTCAGGGGTGAAGACACTCGTAAAAACTTTGTTGATCATCTCTATCACGCTCTTACGCAGAAAGGCATTTCCACATACAGAGATGATGAAGAAATCAAGAAAGGTGAAAAGATCAGTGATGAGCTCATCAGATCCATCAAGGACTCGAAATTTTACATTATTGTTTTCTCCAAGAACTATGCATCTTCATCGTGGTGCTtagacgaacttgtcaagattaTGGAGTGCCAGAAGACGAACGAGCACACTGCTTTCCCGGTCTTCTATGATGTGGAACCTACCGAAGTCAGGAAACAAAGTGGCCCCGTTGAAAAAGCATTTGAGAAACATAAAGAGGAAGAATCTGCTGAGAAATGGAAAAAGGCTCTTAGAGAAGCTGCAGATCTGGCTGGGTGGGAGTTGAAGAACATCTTTGATGG GCATGAAGCGAAATTGATCACAAAAATGGTGGAAGAGATCTCACTAGAGCTACGTTTCACTGACTCGAGCGTTGATGGGAAATTAGTAGGCATGGAGACACGTGTAAAAGATGTGGTTTCATCTTTAGACATTAATATTGAAGATCATGTTCGCATGATAGGGATATGGGGGATGGGAGGGGCTGGGAAGACAACTTTGGCGAGAGCTGTTTTTGATCAAATATCCTTTCGGTTCGAAGGTTCAAGCTTTGTTGGGAATGTAAGGGAAATGTCAGGAAACCCCCGTGGATTGAAGTCGTTGCAAAAACAAGTACTTTCAGATGTGTTAAATGATCCAAACATCATAGTAAATGGTGCATCTGACATGAAAAGGATGATGCGTGGTAGAAAGGTTCTTGTTGTTCTAGATGATGTGGATCATATAGACCAACTTGAGGCATTAGCTGGTGAGCCTAATTGGTTTAACCCGGGGAGCCGAGTTATCATTACAACAAGAGAAGAACAAGTGTTGGTGGCACATGGAGTGCCAAACAACTTGATTCTTCACGTCAATCTGTTATCGCGTGAGGAAGCAAATTGCCTCTTCAATAGGTATGCATTTAGGAGACTGATACCAAACCAAGGTTATGAAGAGCTAGCATGTCAAGTCATACACTACGCTGCTGGTCTTCCGTTGACGATCAAAGTTCTGGGTTCATTTTTACGTGGTAAAGATGAGCTTGAATGGAGAGATGCTTTAGACCGACTAAAAACAATTCCATTAAAGGAAACTCTGAAGATATTGGAAGTAAGCTATGACGGACTAGAAGAGGATTACAAGGAAATATTTCTAGATGTTGCATGTATactaaaaggttggaagaaagAAAAAGCAATCAGAGCGCTTGAAAGCTGCGGTTTTCATGCCAGAAGTGGTTTAAAAGTTCTTGAGCAAAAATCTCTTATAACTGTAACTCGTTATGGGAACTTGGATATGCATGACCATATAGAAGAAATGGGTAAGAATATTGTTCGTCGTTTGCACCCCAATGAGCCTCACAGACATAGCCGATTGTGGATTAAAGAGGAGATTGAAGATATATTGGTTAATAATAAG GGTACTAAAGCAATAAGATGTATAAAACTGCTCTTGGTCAATCTATCTGTTGCCAAGGAAGGTCTTCAAAAAATGAGGGGACTTAGATTTCTTGAAATGGATCATCGATGTGATGGTGACTGTGAGTGCAAGGATATTGGTGAAGATAACATATGCCTACCAAATGGGTTAAGATATTTGTCTTTGTACAATTACCCTTTTAAGTGTTTTCCCAAAAACTTTCAACCAAATAATCTTGTTGGCCTTCAAATGCTGCACAGCAATGTGGATCAACATTGGGAAGTGGGAGAAAAG GTTCTAAAGAATCTTAGATTCATTGACCTCTGGAATTGTGGGTCGCAATCCTTGAATATTGGGTTGAGTATGAATCTCGAGTGGTTAAATCTATATAGATGTAATCATTTGGTAGAACTTCACATGCCCGTTGAAAGTCTAAAGCTCAAAAGCCTCCGCCTCATTAATACTAAGTTGAAAACACTTAACCTTAAGGGAGCTCAGAATCTCGAGATCTTAGTTCTTGAAAAATGTGAGGATTTGGTAGAACTTGACATGCCCATTGAGTGTCTGATGCTTGAAAGGTTCCACCTCAGTAATACTAAGTTGAAAACACTTAACCTTAAGGGGTGTCGGAATCTCGAGAGGTTAGAGATTGAACAATGTGAGGATTTGGTAGAACTTAAGGTGTGTCGGAATCTTGAGACGTTAAATATTTATCAGTGTGAGGATTTGGTAGAACTTGAGATGCCGGCTGAAAGTCTGATGCTCAAAAGCCTCCACCTCGGTAATACTAAGTTGAAAACACTTAACCTTAAGGGAGCTCAGAATCTCCAGAAGTTGGATGTTAAACAATGTGAGGATTTGGTAGAACTTGACATGCCCGTTGAAAGTAGTCTGATGCTCAAACGCCTCCACCTCGGTAATGCTAAGCTGAAAACACTTAACCTTAAGGGGTGTTGGAATCTTGAGACGTTAGATCTTGAAAAATGTGAGGATTTGGTAGAACTTCACATGCCCGTTGAAAGTCTGATTCTCAAAACCCTCCACCTCTGTACTCCTAAGTTGAAAACACTTAACCTTAAGGGGGCTCGGAATCTCGAGAAGTTAGATGTTGAACAATGTGAGGAATTGATAGAACTTAACCTGCCCGTTGAAAGTCTAGAGCTCAAATGCCTCTCCCTCCAATGTTGTAAGGTTAAAACACTTAACCTTAAGGGGACTCGGAATCTCGAGACGTTATATCTTAACCATTGTGAGGACTTGGTAGAACTTCACATGCCCATTGAAAGTCTAAACCTCAAATTGATCTGCCTTCGATATAATAAGTTGAAAACACTTAACCTTAAGGGGACTCGGAATCTCGAGATGTTAGATCTTGAACAATGTGAGGATTTGGTAGAACTTCACATGCCCGTTGAAAGTTTTAAGCTCAGATCCTTTAACATTTGCTGTTCTAAGTTGAGAACCCTTGACCTTGGGCTGACTCCAAATCTTGAGGAGTTAGATCTTAAAGATTGTTATGATTTGGTAGAAGTTCATGTTCCTGTTGGATGTCTAAAAAAGGTTGCCTGCTCAAACTTAAGTGGCTGGGTCATGTTTGCACCTCTGTTGGTTAACCAAGGGTTTCCTGAGGTTGATCCTAGAACAGAGTTAATTCTAACTGTCACATCCTTAGATACATCTTCATTGCACCCTGACATTAATTTGCCTAAGTTCCAGCTTCGTTGTGTTTATAATGAAAGTCTACTCTCGCCGTCCGGAAATCTTGGGAAGCTTATTTCTTTTGGTCTTTGTGGTTGCACAAGCCTTGCGAGTTTATCAGGAAGTATATCTTTGAGAAGTATTTGTGGTTTACAATGTTTAAAGAAGCTTACACTCGAAGGCTTTATTCCAGAGGTGCCCAACGAGCTTGACCAGTTAGAGTTTCTAGAGGAGCTAACTTTGTCGTCAACAAAGATCAAACATCTTCCTGATAGAATTTGTATGTTGAAACGTCTTAAACTTCTCCGGTTTAAATCTTGTTGGCTTCTTGAGCAGTTACCTGAGGATCTTGGCAGATTAGAGTGTTTAGAGGAGCTGTACTTGACGGAGTGTCTATTCTTACGTGATATTCCAAACAGCATATGTGAGATGAAACGTCTAAAATGTTTCCATCTCCCATATTGTGTTCTGGTTGAAAAATTGCCTGAGGAAATTGGTCGTATAAATTGTTTAAAAGAGTTGAATATAGAAGGCACAGGCATAAAGCATCTTCCTCAGAGTACTTTTCAATTGAAAGGTCTGCGTATTCTTGGGTCTAGGTGGCAGCTTGAGTCATATGATTTTACATCGGTAACGCAAATTTCAGAATACATGGCCTTCTGGTACATATAG